The proteins below are encoded in one region of Thermosulfurimonas marina:
- a CDS encoding archease produces MNFTPYETFEHGADIGVRGYGRTLEEAFANGARALFALMVENFEEVSPREKTPVTVSAELLDELFVTWLNRLLTLSALEHRVFADFEVEIRREGQEFRLTGQAWGEPFDPERHLLGVEVKGATFTLARVEKEGDLWVAQCVVDV; encoded by the coding sequence ATGAACTTCACACCTTACGAGACCTTTGAACACGGAGCGGACATCGGAGTCCGGGGATACGGACGGACGCTGGAGGAGGCCTTTGCCAACGGAGCCCGGGCCCTTTTCGCCCTCATGGTAGAAAACTTCGAGGAGGTTTCCCCCCGGGAAAAAACCCCGGTCACGGTCTCGGCGGAACTCCTCGACGAGCTCTTCGTGACCTGGCTCAACCGCCTTCTCACCCTTTCGGCCCTGGAACATCGAGTCTTTGCGGATTTCGAGGTGGAGATTCGGCGTGAAGGGCAGGAATTCCGTCTTACGGGCCAGGCCTGGGGCGAGCCCTTCGACCCGGAAAGACACCTCCTGGGAGTGGAGGTCAAGGGGGCCACTTTTACCCTGGCCCGGGTGGAAAAGGAGGGAGATCTCTGGGTAGCTCAGTGCGTGGTGGACGTATGA
- the nadB gene encoding L-aspartate oxidase, which produces MALRTDILVIGSGIAGLTLALKLADLAEITVITKKRAEETATALAQGGIACVMAEDDSFELHIEDTLRAGDGLCRRETVELVVRQAPERIRELLEWGVEFSRDPRDPSRFDLGLEGGHSRRRILHVEDHTGREIERVLLARARERSSIRLLEGHLAVDLITLGKLRRDTGRDRVLGAYILRWGDGHIETVLAPVVVLATGGAGKVYLYTSNPDNATGDGVALAVRAGARAANLEFVQFHPTCLYHPRAKNFLISEALRGEGAVLLDPEGRPFMHKYHPARELAPRDIVARAIDLELKRSGADHVWLDISHKPADFVRQRFPYIYETCLRFGIDITREPIPVVPAAHYMCGGVLTNLRAETDLFGLYAVGECACTGLHGANRLASNSLLEALVFAHQAALSIRENWSALRELPQVEVPDWDPGGAVDMEEKVLISHNWDAIRRLMWNYVGIVRSLDRLELARRRLDFIAREVEDHYWRYILTPEFVELRNLCQVARLIVASALSRRESRGAHFLKEYPEKDERFCRETLVTREVLRL; this is translated from the coding sequence ATGGCCCTCCGCACGGATATCTTGGTCATCGGCTCCGGCATCGCCGGACTCACCCTGGCTCTAAAACTGGCGGATCTGGCCGAAATCACCGTAATTACCAAAAAGCGGGCCGAAGAAACGGCCACGGCCCTGGCTCAGGGGGGTATTGCCTGTGTGATGGCCGAGGACGATTCCTTCGAGCTCCATATCGAGGACACCCTTCGGGCCGGAGACGGGCTCTGCCGAAGGGAGACCGTAGAACTGGTAGTCCGCCAGGCCCCGGAAAGGATCCGGGAGCTCCTGGAATGGGGGGTGGAATTTAGCCGGGATCCCCGGGACCCCTCCCGTTTCGATCTGGGCCTCGAGGGAGGCCATTCCCGAAGGCGGATCCTTCACGTGGAGGACCACACCGGTCGAGAGATCGAACGGGTACTCCTGGCTCGGGCCCGGGAAAGGTCCTCCATTCGCCTTCTTGAAGGTCATTTGGCGGTAGACCTTATCACTTTAGGGAAACTCCGAAGGGATACCGGAAGAGATCGGGTCCTTGGGGCCTATATCCTGCGCTGGGGGGACGGGCACATCGAGACCGTACTAGCCCCGGTGGTGGTGCTGGCCACCGGAGGGGCGGGCAAGGTCTATCTTTACACCAGCAACCCGGACAACGCTACCGGGGACGGAGTGGCTCTAGCGGTGCGGGCGGGGGCCCGGGCGGCCAACCTGGAGTTTGTCCAGTTCCACCCCACCTGTCTTTACCATCCTCGGGCCAAAAACTTCCTTATCTCCGAGGCCCTGCGGGGAGAGGGGGCCGTGCTCCTTGATCCTGAAGGCCGTCCCTTCATGCACAAGTATCATCCTGCCCGGGAGCTCGCCCCTCGGGACATCGTAGCCCGGGCCATCGACCTGGAACTCAAGCGCAGCGGGGCCGACCATGTGTGGTTGGATATCTCCCACAAACCCGCAGACTTTGTCCGTCAACGCTTCCCTTACATCTACGAGACCTGCCTGCGTTTCGGGATCGACATCACCCGGGAGCCTATTCCGGTGGTCCCCGCCGCCCATTATATGTGCGGGGGAGTGCTCACCAACCTGCGGGCCGAGACCGATCTTTTCGGGCTTTATGCCGTGGGAGAGTGCGCCTGCACCGGGCTTCACGGGGCCAACCGCCTGGCCTCCAACTCCCTCCTTGAGGCCCTGGTCTTCGCCCACCAGGCCGCCCTTTCCATCCGCGAAAACTGGTCCGCCCTGCGGGAACTTCCCCAGGTAGAAGTCCCGGACTGGGACCCCGGAGGGGCGGTGGACATGGAAGAAAAGGTCCTCATCTCCCACAACTGGGACGCCATAAGGCGCCTCATGTGGAACTATGTGGGAATCGTCCGCAGCCTGGATCGGCTGGAGCTGGCCCGCCGGCGCCTGGATTTCATCGCCCGGGAGGTAGAAGACCACTACTGGCGTTATATTCTCACCCCGGAATTTGTGGAATTGCGCAACCTCTGCCAGGTGGCCCGACTCATTGTGGCCTCAGCCCTTTCCCGCAGGGAGTCTCGCGGGGCCCATTTTCTCAAGGAATACCCGGAAAAGGACGAACGCTTCTGCCGGGAGACCCTGGTCACCCGGGAGGTCTTACGGCTTTGA
- a CDS encoding YggS family pyridoxal phosphate-dependent enzyme encodes MGRVWGPEEIARRFKEIRERVAEAALRVGRRPEEIRILGAAKGQNPEKIRAAAEAGLRLVGENYVQEAERKRPLLEDLPLSWHLIGYLQRNKARKALKVFDLIETVDRTEIAERLSRLALEEGRRFPVFIQVKLAPEERKAGAPPEEVPALARRVLELPGLEPRGLMTIPPYFEDPEEVRPYFRRLREMRDHLWETLKLPGPGELSMGMSHDFEVAIEEGATLVRLGRALFGPRPPKA; translated from the coding sequence ATGGGTAGAGTTTGGGGACCGGAAGAAATCGCCCGCCGGTTTAAGGAAATTCGGGAGCGGGTGGCGGAGGCGGCCCTGCGGGTCGGCCGCCGCCCGGAGGAGATCCGCATCCTGGGGGCGGCCAAGGGCCAAAATCCGGAAAAGATCCGGGCCGCGGCCGAGGCCGGCCTGCGCCTGGTGGGCGAAAACTACGTGCAGGAGGCCGAGCGCAAGCGTCCCCTTCTCGAGGACCTTCCCCTCTCCTGGCACCTCATCGGCTACCTCCAACGCAACAAGGCTCGCAAGGCCCTGAAGGTCTTCGATCTCATCGAGACCGTGGATCGGACAGAAATCGCCGAAAGGCTTTCTCGTCTGGCCCTAGAGGAGGGACGGAGGTTTCCGGTCTTCATCCAGGTCAAACTGGCCCCGGAAGAGCGCAAGGCCGGGGCTCCTCCGGAGGAGGTCCCGGCTCTGGCCCGCCGGGTGCTTGAGCTTCCGGGTCTGGAACCGCGCGGACTCATGACCATTCCTCCTTATTTTGAAGACCCCGAGGAGGTGCGCCCCTATTTTCGGCGCCTGCGGGAGATGCGGGATCACCTCTGGGAAACCCTGAAATTGCCTGGCCCCGGAGAACTCTCCATGGGAATGAGCCATGATTTCGAGGTGGCCATAGAGGAGGGTGCCACCCTTGTGCGCCTGGGAAGGGCCCTTTTCGGCCCCCGGCCGCCCAAGGCCTAA
- the nrfD gene encoding NrfD/PsrC family molybdoenzyme membrane anchor subunit — protein MISLILLGVGVAAGIRGFLVGHTEVYGVTREIPWGILISTYVFWVVTSTGLCLTSSIGHVFGYKPMEPVASRSIFLAIATIVSGFLAIGLELENPWRLPIWNTLSPNLRSNIWWMGTLYGAYLFFMLVEFGLIQLHKHKEAGLAGLLGVISGVAAHSNLGAVFGLLHAHEFWYGPYMPIYFIASAMMSGAAAILFFTWLAYRLTDRQMEPEVVRALQVTGKVYALLTAVVIFFTIWKIIASLAGKPHGKWETIMAMLKGPFAFNFWVFEIFLGLVLPFLVVIGVRARDINAMAYVAGLALLAIFVMRYDLVVGGQIVPHYHGMHIYGLPEYYHYTPSLSEWLVVLGSFGLFGALFSWGEMAFKGHPPVKH, from the coding sequence GTGATCTCCTTGATCCTTTTGGGGGTGGGGGTGGCCGCCGGGATCCGGGGTTTTCTGGTAGGACACACGGAAGTTTACGGAGTGACCCGGGAGATCCCCTGGGGCATCCTGATCTCCACTTACGTCTTCTGGGTGGTCACCTCCACCGGTCTATGTCTAACCTCTTCCATCGGGCATGTCTTTGGTTACAAGCCCATGGAGCCGGTGGCCAGCCGGAGCATTTTTCTGGCCATCGCCACCATTGTTTCGGGTTTTTTAGCCATTGGCCTAGAGCTAGAAAATCCTTGGAGGCTTCCCATATGGAACACCCTTTCTCCCAATCTGCGGTCCAACATCTGGTGGATGGGAACCCTCTATGGGGCCTACCTCTTTTTCATGCTGGTGGAGTTTGGGCTCATCCAGCTCCACAAGCACAAAGAGGCGGGGCTTGCCGGTCTCCTGGGGGTGATCTCCGGTGTGGCGGCTCACAGTAACCTAGGAGCGGTCTTCGGGCTTTTGCATGCCCACGAGTTTTGGTATGGCCCCTACATGCCCATCTACTTCATCGCCTCGGCCATGATGAGCGGGGCGGCAGCTATCCTCTTTTTTACCTGGCTGGCCTATCGCCTGACCGATCGCCAGATGGAACCCGAGGTGGTGCGCGCCTTACAGGTAACCGGAAAAGTCTACGCCCTCCTTACCGCGGTAGTGATCTTCTTTACCATCTGGAAGATCATCGCCAGCCTGGCCGGAAAACCTCACGGAAAATGGGAAACCATTATGGCCATGCTCAAAGGACCCTTCGCCTTCAATTTCTGGGTCTTTGAGATCTTCTTGGGACTGGTGCTGCCCTTCCTGGTGGTAATCGGGGTACGGGCCCGGGATATCAACGCCATGGCCTATGTGGCCGGACTGGCCCTTTTGGCCATCTTTGTCATGCGCTATGACCTAGTTGTTGGGGGTCAGATCGTGCCCCACTATCACGGTATGCATATCTACGGACTTCCCGAATACTACCACTACACCCCTTCCCTTTCGGAGTGGCTGGTAGTCTTGGGTTCTTTCGGTCTTTTCGGGGCTCTTTTTTCCTGGGGAGAGATGGCCTTTAAGGGTCATCCTCCGGTGAAACATTAA
- a CDS encoding c(7)-type cytochrome triheme domain-containing protein, with the protein MKKSLLLITIFLTLGLILHALPSVGQDGEEEAEYPTYPIIFTKPLKAVLFDHKIHVEEAGLSCEDCHEEVFPMEAGATQENEDFNMESLYNGNYCGTCHDGETAFASNTRCATCHIGVMGWKRLTQKTEEAEEKGEH; encoded by the coding sequence ATGAAAAAGAGCCTACTTCTCATCACCATATTTTTGACCCTGGGACTCATCCTGCATGCCTTGCCCTCGGTAGGGCAGGATGGTGAAGAGGAGGCGGAGTATCCCACCTACCCCATTATTTTTACCAAACCTCTAAAGGCCGTCCTTTTCGACCACAAGATCCACGTGGAAGAGGCCGGCCTTTCCTGTGAAGACTGCCATGAGGAGGTCTTTCCTATGGAAGCCGGAGCCACTCAAGAAAATGAGGACTTCAACATGGAATCCCTCTATAACGGAAATTACTGTGGGACCTGTCACGATGGAGAGACGGCCTTTGCCTCCAATACCCGCTGTGCCACCTGTCATATCGGAGTTATGGGGTGGAAGAGACTGACTCAAAAGACCGAAGAAGCTGAAGAAAAAGGAGAACACTAA
- a CDS encoding 4Fe-4S dicluster domain-containing protein: MFKGFAEWLKNLKNEGVEHISVEERRAFLKLGLVITGVYAGGTLLSVVSRVREVYADIPEYVGHYPYKPHYSMVLRTDRCIDCERCMEACRKTNHVPPYGWRTRILEQHFPKGPGEWERRFMPILCNHCNEPPCVRACPTKATFKDPKTGIVRMNIKKCIGCKTCMAACPYDMRYFNEEKRAIDKCDFCWESRLSEGEFPTACAKACPAGVRIFGDLSDPESQVYQLVHDPQRAIWVLRPSMGARPNVFYTIN, encoded by the coding sequence ATGTTCAAGGGTTTTGCCGAATGGCTCAAAAATCTTAAAAACGAAGGGGTAGAACATATTTCCGTAGAAGAAAGGCGGGCCTTTCTCAAACTGGGCCTGGTGATTACCGGGGTCTACGCCGGGGGAACCCTTCTTTCGGTGGTCTCCAGGGTAAGGGAGGTCTATGCGGATATCCCCGAGTATGTGGGACATTACCCCTATAAACCCCACTACAGCATGGTCCTTCGGACCGACCGCTGTATCGATTGCGAACGGTGCATGGAGGCCTGTCGCAAGACCAACCACGTCCCCCCTTACGGCTGGCGCACGCGTATCCTGGAACAACATTTTCCTAAAGGCCCGGGAGAGTGGGAACGACGCTTCATGCCCATCCTCTGCAATCACTGCAATGAACCCCCCTGTGTGCGGGCCTGTCCCACCAAGGCCACTTTCAAAGACCCCAAGACCGGTATCGTGCGGATGAACATCAAAAAGTGCATCGGCTGCAAAACCTGCATGGCGGCCTGTCCTTACGATATGCGGTATTTCAACGAAGAAAAACGGGCCATTGACAAGTGCGACTTCTGCTGGGAGTCCCGGCTCTCCGAGGGAGAATTTCCCACGGCCTGTGCCAAGGCCTGTCCGGCAGGGGTGCGGATCTTCGGCGATCTTTCCGATCCTGAAAGCCAGGTCTATCAGCTGGTCCATGATCCTCAGCGAGCCATCTGGGTCCTGAGACCCTCGATGGGGGCCCGGCCCAATGTCTTTTACACTATTAACTAA
- a CDS encoding FKBP-type peptidyl-prolyl cis-trans isomerase translates to MAGEVVSEKRIGPGDRVSFRYRVLAEGGLVDASEEPVTIIVGEGRFPPSVEKALLGHTEGEVLSVWVPPDEHYGWYDPRKIQFLPVEKIPPQARPGETIFVPDELGVLHPARLARRDSRVAVVDLNHPLAGKPLRFDLEILKVEKISEPQGGQKI, encoded by the coding sequence ATGGCGGGGGAAGTAGTTTCCGAAAAAAGGATCGGCCCGGGGGATCGCGTCTCCTTCCGCTATCGGGTGCTGGCCGAAGGCGGCCTGGTGGACGCCTCCGAGGAGCCGGTGACCATTATCGTGGGGGAAGGCCGCTTTCCCCCTTCCGTGGAAAAGGCCCTCCTGGGGCACACGGAGGGGGAAGTCCTTTCAGTGTGGGTCCCCCCGGACGAACATTACGGCTGGTATGACCCCCGTAAGATCCAATTTCTGCCCGTAGAAAAGATCCCTCCCCAGGCCCGGCCCGGGGAGACCATCTTCGTCCCAGACGAACTGGGGGTACTTCACCCGGCAAGGCTTGCCCGGAGAGACTCCCGAGTGGCGGTAGTAGATCTCAACCATCCCCTAGCCGGAAAACCCCTGCGCTTTGACCTGGAAATCCTCAAGGTGGAAAAGATCTCCGAGCCCCAAGGAGGCCAGAAGATATGA
- a CDS encoding cofactor-independent phosphoglycerate mutase — MKYILLIGDGMGDFPLKELDGRTPLEVATIPGLDFLARHGEIGLVQTVPQGMPPGSDVANMSLLGYPPEKKYTGRGPIEAASLGIPMRPEDVAFRCNLVTLKRVGQNLIMEDYSAGHISTEEARILIEDLNRELADEKLELFCGKSYRHILLWRGGPEGLRTVPPHDLLGKNIYHAWQAYREEPLLRNFLMRAIRILEKHPLNQKRIAEGKPPANALWPWGQGRMPLLEPFSQKWGLTGAVVAAVDLVKGLGRLAKLEVIEVEGATGYLDTNYEGKALAALEALESRDFVLVHVEAPDEASHQGDVDLKIKAIQDFDRYVVRTVIEEAAARFEAYRILAATDHLTPIPLRTHSSKPVPFVLFDSRSGEERRAEGFSERTAQASGLFIPDGQSLMSRFLEREPRLPEEA; from the coding sequence ATGAAATACATTCTGCTGATCGGCGACGGTATGGGTGATTTCCCTTTAAAGGAGCTTGACGGGCGCACCCCTCTCGAGGTGGCCACCATACCGGGGCTGGATTTTTTGGCCCGACACGGAGAAATAGGGTTGGTTCAAACCGTGCCCCAGGGGATGCCTCCCGGAAGCGACGTGGCCAACATGAGCCTCCTGGGATATCCCCCAGAGAAAAAATACACCGGCCGGGGACCCATTGAGGCCGCAAGCTTAGGTATCCCTATGCGGCCCGAGGATGTGGCCTTCCGGTGCAACCTGGTGACCTTAAAAAGGGTGGGGCAGAACCTGATCATGGAAGACTACAGTGCCGGACACATCTCCACCGAAGAGGCCCGCATCCTCATCGAGGACCTTAACCGGGAACTGGCCGACGAAAAGTTGGAACTCTTTTGTGGGAAAAGCTACCGCCATATCCTCCTCTGGCGCGGAGGGCCGGAGGGCCTGCGCACCGTCCCTCCGCATGATCTCCTGGGGAAAAACATCTACCATGCCTGGCAGGCCTATCGGGAAGAGCCCCTGTTAAGGAATTTCCTCATGCGGGCCATCCGCATTCTGGAAAAACACCCCCTCAACCAGAAACGCATCGCCGAGGGCAAACCCCCGGCTAACGCCCTCTGGCCCTGGGGACAGGGGCGTATGCCTCTTCTGGAGCCCTTTTCCCAAAAATGGGGCCTTACCGGGGCCGTAGTGGCTGCCGTGGACCTGGTCAAGGGACTGGGGCGCCTGGCGAAACTGGAGGTGATCGAGGTAGAGGGAGCCACGGGGTACCTCGACACCAATTACGAGGGCAAGGCCTTGGCGGCGCTGGAGGCCTTAGAAAGCCGGGATTTTGTCCTGGTGCATGTGGAGGCCCCGGACGAGGCCTCCCATCAGGGGGATGTGGATCTCAAAATTAAAGCCATTCAAGACTTCGACCGTTATGTGGTTCGCACGGTCATCGAAGAGGCTGCCGCCCGTTTTGAGGCCTACCGCATCCTGGCCGCCACCGACCATCTCACCCCTATTCCCCTGCGCACGCATTCCTCCAAACCCGTGCCCTTCGTCCTCTTTGACTCCCGTTCCGGAGAGGAAAGGCGGGCCGAGGGCTTTTCCGAAAGAACGGCCCAGGCCAGCGGACTTTTCATCCCCGACGGACAGAGCCTGATGAGCCGCTTCCTGGAAAGGGAACCCCGGCTTCCAGAGGAGGCCTAG
- a CDS encoding ASKHA domain-containing protein — MRAVAEKISLFLPPPSLSDQRADERRLREALSEVLGEAPEIPLSVLKKLPETLRAGDFQVATVVGKREQSWEVLEVWPRKGPEPLGLAIDLGSTGVVLYLVDLSRKEVLAKRSFRNPQIPYGEDILTRLHFASKPEGLEELRRITLEGLSEEIRKLLGPEVSRVFYYALCGNTTMTHFLLGLPTRWLYREPYIPAANWLDVLKAREVGLPGHPEALIFLFPSGGSYFGGDLLAGLYYVELLRKEGLALFVDVGTNAEVVLGNRDFLLACAGAAGPALEGGILSCGMQAAPGAIERVRWEEGKFVYQTIGGEKPRGICGSGAIDLLAALFLSGLLSPEGVFRPEKAPEHFREIKGELAFILADEKETAHGKPLYLTQGEVKNLIRSKGAMFTILRVICENLGVTFDDIEEIFIAGSFGNHIDPESAVTIGMLPDLPRERFRPVGNAAGKGAVKFLLEGGFQELREILRRLTYLEMNVENRFMQLLTGALFLPHTDLDLFPSVKEKVARNA; from the coding sequence ATGAGAGCGGTAGCCGAAAAAATCTCTCTTTTCCTCCCTCCGCCCTCCCTTTCCGACCAGCGTGCGGATGAAAGGCGCCTGCGAGAGGCCCTAAGCGAAGTCCTGGGAGAGGCCCCGGAGATTCCCCTTTCCGTATTAAAAAAACTTCCGGAGACCTTGCGGGCCGGGGATTTTCAGGTGGCGACCGTGGTGGGAAAAAGGGAGCAATCCTGGGAAGTGCTGGAAGTCTGGCCCCGCAAGGGACCGGAGCCCCTGGGTTTGGCCATCGACTTGGGAAGCACCGGGGTGGTCCTCTATCTGGTGGATCTTTCCCGAAAGGAGGTCTTGGCCAAACGCTCCTTTCGCAATCCTCAGATTCCTTACGGGGAAGACATCCTCACCCGACTGCATTTTGCCTCCAAGCCGGAGGGTCTGGAAGAGCTTCGTCGAATTACTCTAGAGGGGCTCTCCGAAGAGATCCGCAAACTCCTGGGCCCAGAGGTTTCAAGGGTTTTTTACTACGCCCTTTGCGGGAACACCACCATGACCCACTTCCTTCTGGGGCTTCCCACCCGTTGGCTCTACCGCGAACCCTATATCCCGGCGGCCAACTGGCTGGACGTCCTCAAGGCCCGGGAGGTGGGTCTTCCCGGACATCCCGAGGCCCTAATCTTCCTTTTTCCCTCCGGGGGGAGCTATTTCGGAGGAGACCTCTTGGCCGGACTCTACTACGTAGAGCTCCTTCGGAAGGAGGGACTGGCCCTTTTCGTGGACGTGGGGACCAACGCGGAAGTGGTTCTGGGAAACCGGGACTTTCTTTTGGCCTGCGCCGGAGCCGCCGGCCCGGCCCTCGAAGGGGGCATCCTCTCCTGCGGTATGCAGGCCGCCCCCGGGGCCATAGAACGCGTGCGCTGGGAGGAGGGGAAATTCGTCTATCAGACCATCGGAGGAGAAAAGCCCCGCGGGATCTGTGGCTCTGGAGCCATAGATCTCCTGGCCGCCCTTTTTCTCTCCGGCCTCCTCTCCCCCGAAGGGGTTTTCCGGCCGGAAAAGGCCCCCGAACATTTCCGGGAAATTAAAGGCGAGCTGGCCTTCATCCTCGCCGACGAAAAGGAGACGGCCCACGGAAAACCCCTCTATCTTACCCAGGGAGAAGTTAAAAATCTTATCCGCTCCAAGGGAGCAATGTTTACCATTCTTAGAGTAATATGTGAAAATCTTGGTGTAACTTTTGATGATATTGAAGAAATTTTTATTGCTGGAAGCTTCGGCAACCATATTGATCCGGAGTCTGCGGTAACCATCGGGATGCTTCCGGATCTACCCCGGGAGAGATTTCGTCCGGTGGGAAACGCCGCCGGAAAGGGGGCGGTGAAATTCCTCCTTGAGGGAGGTTTTCAGGAATTGCGGGAGATCTTACGCCGGCTCACCTATCTGGAGATGAATGTGGAAAACCGTTTTATGCAACTCCTTACCGGGGCCCTCTTTCTCCCCCATACCGATCTGGATCTCTTTCCTTCGGTCAAGGAAAAGGTGGCTCGAAATGCCTAA
- a CDS encoding ComEC/Rec2 family competence protein: protein MCAWEGPFSAPGRPRPKSPPLLLATPALALGLLLSFWETSPFLKALLLGTSLLLRRPTVPLALLLGLLLGSWHLQKDRNLFLKTPQVFSGKILEEKASFGGTLLEVQTRKGRGQILARRIPPECRAGADFVARLWPGPRGFLNPFSPTLSESLLAQGLRFRLRLKNSRDLECFPRKSRGISALRARLYGFALGLSPEARGLFSALILGEKVFLEEDFRERITRLGLFHFLAVSGFHLGLLYGLIFWATRNLLSRLWSFSGIPVQIPAALAGLFSAIFYAALAGFPPSAERALAMLGLFTLSRIFFRRVSGWELLAGAVVLLLFLKPQEVLSVSFRLSVAAVAGILLAHGLLKGRLPQRRLLAWPLEALALSLGAWAFTLPLVLYYFGEAALLGPLNTLLTFPLWCAILIPGELLCGLLALISPGTATPMAETLGHLAGIFRNLPLPSPVLRPPWPVGLFSLALASLLASLVLFFYQRRSAALFSCGLFLLLSALGWGARERVFYLLVSDIGKANAVAVHLPGNQGVLFDAGARFGNFEAGRYVLRPLLKKLGFPDPKLVLLSHPDLDHTGGLPALKEDYPLRKVLSGAFRPSSWRPLGEIPEALKKPMVLSLERAQIFLLPGRPAPPARLENRESLLSFLEYRGLTVFFPGDADRERLLRLLREGALLPSEVFILPHHGAASGLFAPAWEALKPRVALASARGRKHPHPAVRRWLKVHGIPLYETAREGALTLFVRGDQFLLCPEKRLRKGLPKELLWPYIPYVVSGEYCEAYELHTLRDL from the coding sequence TTGTGCGCCTGGGAAGGGCCCTTTTCGGCCCCCGGCCGCCCAAGGCCTAAAAGCCCTCCGCTGCTCTTAGCCACCCCGGCGCTGGCCCTGGGTCTCCTACTCTCCTTCTGGGAAACCTCCCCTTTCCTCAAAGCCCTCCTCCTGGGAACAAGTCTTCTCCTGCGCCGGCCGACCGTCCCCTTGGCCCTTCTCCTGGGGCTCCTCCTCGGGTCCTGGCACCTCCAAAAAGACCGGAACCTCTTTCTCAAGACCCCGCAGGTTTTCTCGGGAAAGATCCTTGAAGAGAAAGCCTCCTTCGGAGGGACCCTCCTTGAGGTTCAGACCCGAAAGGGCCGGGGCCAGATCCTGGCCCGAAGGATCCCTCCGGAGTGCCGGGCAGGGGCGGACTTCGTGGCCCGGCTCTGGCCCGGACCCCGGGGCTTCCTCAATCCGTTTTCCCCAACGCTTTCCGAAAGCCTCCTCGCCCAGGGGCTCCGTTTCCGGCTCCGCCTGAAAAATAGCCGGGATCTGGAGTGTTTTCCTCGTAAATCTCGGGGAATCTCCGCCTTGAGGGCCAGGCTTTACGGTTTTGCCCTGGGGCTTTCCCCGGAGGCCCGGGGCCTCTTTTCGGCCTTGATTTTGGGAGAAAAGGTCTTTTTGGAGGAGGATTTCCGGGAAAGGATCACTCGCCTGGGCCTCTTTCACTTCCTGGCGGTCTCCGGATTTCATCTGGGTCTCCTCTACGGCCTCATCTTCTGGGCCACCCGGAACCTTCTTTCCCGCCTCTGGTCTTTCTCCGGGATCCCGGTCCAGATCCCCGCGGCCCTGGCCGGTCTTTTTTCCGCGATCTTTTACGCGGCCCTGGCCGGTTTCCCCCCTTCGGCCGAAAGGGCCCTGGCCATGCTCGGGCTCTTCACCCTCTCCCGGATCTTTTTCCGGCGGGTCTCGGGCTGGGAACTTCTGGCCGGAGCGGTGGTCCTTCTTCTTTTCCTGAAACCCCAAGAGGTGCTCTCGGTCTCTTTCCGGCTCTCCGTGGCCGCCGTAGCCGGCATCCTTTTGGCCCACGGCCTCCTGAAAGGCCGTCTTCCCCAACGACGCCTGCTGGCCTGGCCCCTGGAGGCCCTGGCCCTCTCCCTCGGGGCCTGGGCCTTCACCCTTCCTTTGGTGCTTTATTATTTCGGAGAAGCCGCCCTCCTGGGCCCCCTGAATACTCTCCTCACTTTCCCCCTTTGGTGTGCGATCCTCATTCCTGGGGAACTCCTCTGCGGGCTCCTGGCCCTGATCTCTCCAGGAACCGCTACGCCGATGGCCGAGACCCTGGGGCATCTCGCCGGAATTTTCCGCAACCTCCCCCTCCCCTCCCCCGTCCTCCGTCCCCCTTGGCCGGTGGGACTTTTCAGCCTGGCCCTGGCCTCCCTTCTCGCCTCTCTGGTTCTTTTCTTTTACCAACGGAGATCGGCGGCCCTTTTCTCCTGCGGGCTATTTTTGCTCTTAAGTGCCCTGGGTTGGGGGGCTCGGGAGAGGGTCTTTTACCTTTTGGTGAGCGATATCGGCAAAGCCAACGCCGTGGCCGTCCATCTGCCCGGAAACCAGGGAGTCCTCTTCGATGCCGGGGCCCGCTTTGGAAATTTCGAGGCCGGAAGATACGTCCTCAGGCCCCTTTTGAAAAAGTTGGGCTTTCCAGACCCGAAGCTGGTCCTTCTCTCCCATCCAGACCTTGACCACACCGGAGGACTCCCGGCCTTGAAAGAAGATTATCCTCTGCGGAAGGTCCTTTCCGGAGCCTTCCGGCCGTCTTCCTGGAGGCCCCTGGGAGAGATCCCCGAGGCCCTTAAAAAACCCATGGTCCTTTCTCTGGAAAGGGCCCAAATCTTTCTCCTTCCCGGGAGACCCGCTCCCCCGGCGCGCCTTGAAAACCGGGAGAGCCTGCTGAGCTTTTTGGAATATCGAGGGCTTACGGTCTTCTTTCCCGGGGATGCCGATAGGGAAAGACTCTTGAGACTCCTCAGGGAAGGCGCCCTTCTGCCCTCGGAGGTCTTTATCCTGCCCCATCACGGGGCTGCAAGCGGCCTTTTCGCCCCGGCCTGGGAGGCCTTGAAACCCCGGGTGGCCCTGGCCTCGGCCCGGGGCCGGAAACACCCTCACCCCGCGGTACGCCGCTGGCTCAAGGTCCACGGGATCCCCCTCTACGAGACCGCCCGAGAGGGAGCCCTCACCCTCTTTGTCCGTGGAGACCAATTCCTCCTCTGTCCGGAAAAGAGGCTGCGGAAGGGACTTCCGAAAGAACTCCTCTGGCCTTATATTCCCTATGTAGTTTCGGGAGAGTACTGCGAGGCTTATGAACTTCACACCTTACGAGACCTTTGA